One Chloroflexota bacterium DNA window includes the following coding sequences:
- a CDS encoding 2'-5' RNA ligase family protein — translation MSDSRFAVYLIPPYRVAQAVAEVHRLLRKQFGFIAAERFQVHATIKGFFKKTPSPLDELEARLDAVFAGQPPIPIEFSGYRCNPVGIGLDVSRLNGDVNPGLMALREQVVDAVRPFIAADCDFVARDLGDPFRAHITLAFRDIPPEMQPEVLAYLEQATLPSEPFLADTFHFLQFRSQDWSGAWQKTLTWQLLRSWWLKE, via the coding sequence ATGTCCGACTCCCGTTTCGCCGTTTATCTGATCCCGCCCTATCGAGTTGCCCAGGCAGTTGCCGAAGTACACCGGTTGCTGCGCAAGCAGTTCGGCTTCATCGCGGCCGAACGCTTTCAGGTTCATGCAACGATCAAGGGTTTTTTCAAGAAGACGCCAAGCCCTCTGGACGAGCTGGAGGCCAGACTGGATGCTGTGTTCGCCGGGCAACCTCCGATTCCCATTGAGTTCAGCGGCTATCGCTGCAATCCGGTTGGGATCGGCCTGGATGTGTCACGCCTGAATGGGGATGTCAATCCAGGTCTGATGGCGCTGCGTGAACAGGTTGTCGACGCAGTCCGCCCGTTCATTGCGGCCGACTGCGATTTCGTTGCCAGGGACCTGGGCGACCCTTTCCGGGCTCATATCACGTTGGCCTTTCGGGATATCCCGCCGGAGATGCAACCTGAAGTTCTGGCCTATCTGGAGCAGGCAACCCTGCCCAGCGAGCCTTTCCTGGCGGACACATTCCATTTTTTGCAGTTTCGCAGCCAGGATTGGTCTGGCGCGTGGCAAAAAACCCTCACCTGGCAATTGCTAAGATCGTGGTGGCTAAAGGAGTGA
- a CDS encoding glycosyltransferase family 4 protein encodes MSTFGIIHYQVGRTDGVSLEIEKWKRVLEEMGHQVFLCAGDLGAAQGTQIEEMYHHRADAKRLNFNTFKELADYPDEQAYRDELYGLAAVIEKKLRKFVDDFAVDYLIPQNVWSVAANPAVAIAVTQVMRDLALPALAHNHDFYWERVDGVALTCGTAMELADKYLPPRDPLARHVVINSLAQQQLAERKGVQSAVVPNVFDFDAPAWQKDTFNRDFRQKIGLREKDVMVLQATRIVSRKGIELAIDFVKALDSQERRKKLSDLGLYDGRSFDADSRIVFVLAGYARDDATGSYVRRLKEKIEETGIDALFIEEMVEESRQIQGDRKIYSLWDTYVFADFVTYPSLWEGWGNQFLEALRARLPLMLFEYPVYLADIKDKGFRVVSLGSEIAGRDEAGLAEVDPQIIEAAADQAIELLANSRLREETVEHNFQLGQKYYSMDALRGYLAPLVVGSDF; translated from the coding sequence ATGAGTACTTTCGGCATAATCCATTATCAGGTTGGCAGAACCGACGGGGTCTCCCTGGAGATCGAAAAGTGGAAGCGTGTATTGGAAGAGATGGGACACCAGGTATTCCTTTGCGCCGGCGATCTGGGGGCCGCGCAAGGCACCCAGATCGAGGAGATGTATCATCACAGAGCCGATGCCAAACGGCTGAACTTCAACACCTTCAAAGAACTGGCAGACTATCCAGACGAGCAGGCCTACCGGGATGAGCTATATGGTCTGGCGGCGGTCATCGAAAAAAAACTGCGCAAGTTTGTCGACGATTTCGCTGTCGATTATCTCATTCCGCAAAATGTGTGGTCGGTTGCGGCCAACCCGGCCGTCGCGATTGCCGTGACGCAGGTGATGCGCGACCTGGCGCTACCGGCATTGGCTCATAACCACGATTTCTACTGGGAGCGCGTCGATGGGGTCGCCCTGACCTGTGGTACTGCCATGGAATTGGCCGATAAGTACCTGCCCCCTCGTGATCCCCTGGCCCGTCATGTGGTGATCAACAGCCTGGCTCAACAGCAATTGGCTGAACGCAAGGGTGTTCAGTCCGCAGTGGTGCCCAATGTGTTCGATTTCGACGCGCCAGCATGGCAGAAGGACACCTTCAACCGGGATTTCCGCCAAAAGATCGGCTTACGGGAAAAGGATGTGATGGTCCTGCAGGCCACGCGGATTGTTTCCCGCAAGGGCATCGAGCTGGCCATTGATTTCGTCAAGGCCCTGGACAGCCAAGAGCGCCGGAAGAAGCTCAGCGACCTGGGCCTGTACGATGGACGGTCCTTCGATGCCGATAGCCGCATTGTTTTCGTGCTGGCCGGCTATGCACGCGACGATGCCACGGGCAGCTACGTCAGGCGACTCAAGGAGAAAATCGAGGAAACCGGTATCGATGCGCTGTTTATCGAGGAGATGGTTGAGGAGAGCCGCCAGATCCAGGGGGATCGCAAGATATACTCGCTCTGGGATACCTACGTCTTCGCCGATTTCGTCACCTATCCCAGCCTGTGGGAAGGCTGGGGCAATCAATTCCTGGAGGCACTGCGGGCACGGTTGCCCCTCATGTTGTTTGAATATCCTGTTTACCTGGCCGATATCAAGGACAAGGGATTTCGAGTTGTCTCCCTCGGCTCTGAGATCGCCGGCCGGGACGAGGCAGGTCTGGCTGAGGTCGATCCACAGATCATCGAAGCGGCCGCGGACCAGGCAATCGAACTGCTGGCCAATAGCCGATTGAGAGAAGAGACGGTCGAACATAACTTCCAGTTGGGACAGAAATATTACTCGATGGATGCCCTTCGAGGATATTTGGCGCCGTTGGTAGTGGGCAGTGATTTTTAG